In the Aliarcobacter cryaerophilus genome, one interval contains:
- the truA gene encoding tRNA pseudouridine(38-40) synthase TruA, whose amino-acid sequence MNLKFEIAYDGSSFFGSQKQPNKNTVEDELLKAFKNINIDTKIVLSGRTDRDVHATGQVFNSFIPDYWEDLEKLKEILNNKLSKAVQIKRISEVNDNFHARFSAKKRFYRYIITSKPTTPFNDKFVTYVKNIDEELLKSAIKEFVGVYDFKYFHKTGSEKDNTKREIFDTKFYKYKDIYVFKFCANSYLRTQIRLMVGFLIAINDKKLTIEDLKKQLNCEKNIFKTPIAPNGLYLARIFYK is encoded by the coding sequence TTGAATTTAAAGTTTGAAATTGCTTATGATGGAAGCTCTTTTTTTGGAAGTCAAAAGCAACCAAATAAAAACACAGTTGAAGATGAACTTTTAAAAGCTTTTAAAAATATAAATATTGATACAAAGATAGTTTTAAGTGGAAGAACAGATAGAGATGTTCATGCTACTGGTCAAGTTTTTAACTCTTTTATTCCAGATTACTGGGAAGATTTAGAAAAACTAAAAGAGATTTTAAATAATAAACTTTCAAAAGCAGTTCAAATAAAAAGAATATCAGAAGTTAATGATAATTTTCATGCAAGATTTAGTGCAAAAAAGAGATTTTATAGATATATAATAACTTCAAAACCAACAACTCCTTTTAATGATAAATTTGTAACTTATGTAAAAAATATAGATGAAGAACTTTTAAAAAGTGCCATAAAAGAGTTTGTTGGAGTTTATGATTTTAAATATTTTCATAAAACAGGAAGTGAAAAAGATAATACCAAAAGAGAGATTTTTGATACAAAATTCTATAAATATAAAGATATTTATGTTTTTAAATTTTGTGCAAACTCTTATTTAAGAACTCAAATACGACTTATGGTAGGATTTTTAATAGCAATTAATGATAAAAAGCTAACAATAGAAGATTTAAAAAAACAGTTAAATTGTGAAAAAAATATATTTAAAACACCAATTGCACCAAATGGTTTATATCTAGCTAGGATTTTTTATAAATGA
- a CDS encoding transglutaminase-like cysteine peptidase — MRKLIFLTILSSLFFTNSFAYQFALNSKDKNLINNSKQKSAILKRLEKYSEFKNETKNLDIDKKLGKVNFFINKTLPEFDTQSVGIDDYWMTPKEFFIKGFGDCEDYAIAKYFTLLELGVRKESLYLAVVNVKASAGTHMVLLYVENKNSSPLVLDNLSFRVLPFSKRDDLIPVVAFNELNAYEFTKDKFTQLVTIDWQNNNKWDRVLNRVYKLNE; from the coding sequence ATGAGAAAATTGATTTTTTTAACTATATTAAGCTCTCTATTTTTTACAAATAGCTTTGCATATCAATTTGCACTAAATTCAAAAGATAAAAATTTAATAAATAACTCAAAACAAAAAAGTGCTATTTTAAAAAGATTAGAAAAATATAGTGAATTTAAAAATGAGACAAAAAATCTTGATATTGATAAAAAACTAGGGAAAGTCAATTTTTTTATAAATAAAACTTTGCCTGAATTTGATACTCAAAGTGTTGGAATAGATGATTATTGGATGACACCAAAAGAGTTCTTTATTAAAGGGTTTGGAGATTGTGAAGATTATGCAATAGCAAAATATTTTACACTTTTGGAACTTGGAGTAAGAAAAGAGAGTTTGTATTTAGCTGTTGTAAATGTGAAAGCTAGTGCTGGAACACATATGGTTTTATTATATGTTGAAAATAAAAACTCTTCCCCACTAGTTTTAGATAATCTTAGTTTTAGAGTTCTTCCTTTTTCAAAAAGAGATGATTTAATTCCTGTTGTAGCTTTCAATGAGTTAAATGCATATGAATTTACAAAAGATAAATTTACACAACTTGTAACTATTGATTGGCAAAATAACAATAAATGGGATAGAGTATTAAATAGAGTTTATAAATTAAATGAGTGA
- a CDS encoding heat-shock protein, with amino-acid sequence MIDKKEFLLQSIIKAYIEHLEPIGSKELKSMYELDYSPATIRGYFKKLGDEGFLAQEHISSGRTPTNEALKQYWIGKLNFSISGVNIKAIEFLANKIGVTVFLKKEKSDILQNIINVENRYIILEFTTFVVNIKFNPALYKFLSDFLQSSLKDILKISKDVGAYELYSSINYTLQSSDFDIFNYKEFLSLALNFDFDEFTINKFLKGTILDELKEGLYFDGFLPQSYIGVCKFCKINNEDYKMFVVGELSKDYEYFFEQIINF; translated from the coding sequence ATGATAGATAAAAAAGAGTTTTTATTACAATCTATTATTAAAGCATATATAGAACATTTAGAACCAATAGGTTCAAAAGAGCTTAAATCTATGTATGAGTTAGATTATTCTCCTGCAACAATTCGTGGATATTTTAAAAAACTAGGAGATGAAGGTTTTTTAGCTCAAGAGCATATAAGTAGTGGAAGAACACCCACAAATGAAGCTTTAAAACAGTATTGGATAGGAAAATTAAATTTCTCTATTTCTGGTGTGAATATAAAAGCTATTGAGTTTTTGGCTAATAAAATTGGAGTAACAGTTTTTTTAAAAAAAGAGAAAAGTGATATTTTACAAAATATAATAAATGTAGAAAACAGGTATATAATTCTAGAGTTTACAACTTTTGTCGTAAATATAAAGTTTAATCCGGCTTTATATAAGTTTTTGAGTGATTTTTTACAAAGTTCTTTAAAAGATATTTTAAAAATTTCAAAAGATGTTGGTGCTTACGAGCTTTATAGCTCTATAAACTATACTTTACAAAGTAGTGATTTTGATATTTTTAATTACAAAGAGTTTTTATCTTTGGCATTAAATTTTGATTTTGATGAGTTTACAATTAATAAATTTCTAAAAGGCACAATTTTAGATGAGCTAAAAGAGGGTCTATATTTTGATGGTTTTTTACCACAAAGTTATATAGGAGTTTGTAAATTCTGCAAAATCAATAACGAAGATTATAAAATGTTTGTTGTTGGTGAATTATCAAAAGATTATGAATATTTTTTTGAACAAATTATAAATTTTTAA
- the grpE gene encoding nucleotide exchange factor GrpE, giving the protein MSELKQDEVLNEEIEKTESCCESSKECCEGKEEQKEESLEDVIARLEDELKQSEDKFLRVHADFENIKKRLEREKYQAIDYASEKFAKDLLTPLDTLEMALNSANANLSAEELLPKLKEGIELTIKSFITTFEKHNITKVDTNCEFDPNVHNAVMQVDSPDHETGQIVSELQKGYMLKDRLLRPSMVSIAN; this is encoded by the coding sequence ATGAGTGAATTAAAACAAGATGAAGTTTTAAATGAAGAGATAGAAAAAACGGAAAGTTGTTGCGAAAGTTCAAAAGAGTGTTGTGAAGGAAAAGAGGAACAAAAAGAGGAGAGTTTAGAAGATGTTATTGCTAGACTTGAAGATGAATTAAAACAGAGTGAAGATAAATTTTTAAGAGTTCATGCTGATTTTGAAAATATTAAAAAAAGATTAGAGAGAGAAAAATATCAAGCAATAGATTATGCAAGTGAGAAGTTTGCAAAAGATCTATTAACTCCTCTTGATACTTTGGAAATGGCTTTAAATTCAGCAAATGCGAATTTGAGTGCTGAAGAGTTACTTCCAAAACTAAAAGAGGGAATAGAGCTTACAATTAAAAGTTTTATTACAACATTTGAAAAGCACAATATCACAAAAGTTGATACAAATTGTGAGTTTGATCCAAATGTTCATAATGCAGTTATGCAAGTTGATAGTCCTGATCATGAAACTGGACAAATTGTAAGTGAGTTACAAAAAGGGTATATGTTAAAAGATAGATTGCTTAGACCTTCAATGGTTAGCATAGCAAACTAA
- the dnaK gene encoding molecular chaperone DnaK, giving the protein MSKVIGIDLGTTNSCVAVYENGEAKIIPNKEGKNTTPSIVAFTDKGEVLVGDPAKRQAITNPEKTIYSIKRIMGLMMNEPNAKEAQSKVGYKIVDRNGAAAVEIAGKVYTPQEISAKILGKLKADAEEYLGSSVTDAVITVPAYFNDAQRKATQEAGTIAGLNVLRIINEPTAASLAYGLDKKGEEKVLVYDLGGGTFDVTVLEIGDGTFEVLSTDGNAFLGGDDFDNKIIDWLADEFKAENGFDVKNDKMALQRLKDAAENAKKELSSAESTEINLPFISMGNAGPIHLVKSLTRAKFESMTEKLIDETLEHIKVALKDANLSKSDIDEIIMVGGSTRLPKANQVVREFFGKDLNKGVNPDEVVAAGAAVQAGVLRGDVKDVLLLDVTPLSLGIETLGGVMTKLIEKGTTIPVKKSQVFSTADDNQPAVSIHVSQGEREFARDNKSLGMFELSDIPPAPRGVPQIEVTFDIDANGVLNVSAKDKGTGKENKITISGSSGLSDDEIAKMVAEAEANKDVDAKRKALIETRNQADAMLHSTRKTLEENESSISEEDKKGIIDAAASLEETLKDDNATKEQIEEKLKVLTEKSHKLAEAMYKKDGEQGQGGQANQQAKKDDDVIDAEVE; this is encoded by the coding sequence ATGAGTAAAGTTATTGGTATAGATTTAGGAACAACAAACTCTTGTGTTGCAGTTTATGAAAATGGTGAAGCAAAAATTATTCCAAATAAAGAAGGGAAAAATACAACTCCTTCTATTGTTGCTTTTACGGATAAAGGTGAAGTACTTGTAGGAGATCCTGCAAAAAGACAAGCTATTACAAATCCTGAAAAAACTATATATTCTATAAAAAGAATTATGGGACTTATGATGAATGAGCCAAATGCTAAAGAGGCTCAAAGTAAAGTTGGATATAAAATAGTTGATAGAAATGGTGCAGCTGCTGTTGAAATTGCTGGAAAAGTTTATACTCCTCAAGAAATTTCAGCAAAAATTTTAGGAAAATTAAAAGCAGATGCTGAAGAGTATTTAGGAAGTAGTGTTACAGATGCTGTTATTACAGTTCCTGCATATTTTAATGATGCACAAAGAAAAGCAACTCAAGAAGCTGGAACAATTGCAGGTCTTAATGTTTTAAGAATTATAAATGAGCCAACAGCAGCATCATTAGCATACGGACTTGATAAAAAAGGTGAAGAGAAAGTTCTAGTTTACGATTTAGGTGGAGGAACATTTGACGTTACAGTTCTAGAGATTGGAGATGGAACTTTTGAAGTTTTAAGTACAGATGGAAATGCTTTCCTAGGTGGAGATGATTTTGATAATAAAATTATTGATTGGTTAGCAGATGAGTTTAAAGCTGAAAATGGTTTTGATGTTAAAAATGACAAAATGGCACTTCAAAGATTAAAAGATGCTGCTGAAAATGCTAAAAAAGAGTTATCATCAGCTGAATCAACAGAGATTAATCTACCATTTATTTCAATGGGAAATGCAGGACCAATTCACTTAGTAAAATCTTTAACAAGAGCTAAATTTGAATCTATGACTGAGAAGTTAATAGATGAAACTTTAGAGCATATAAAAGTTGCTTTAAAAGATGCAAATTTAAGTAAAAGTGATATTGATGAGATTATTATGGTTGGTGGAAGTACTAGATTACCAAAAGCAAACCAAGTTGTAAGAGAGTTCTTTGGAAAAGATTTAAATAAAGGTGTAAACCCTGATGAGGTTGTAGCTGCTGGAGCTGCTGTTCAAGCTGGAGTTTTAAGAGGTGATGTTAAAGATGTTTTATTACTTGATGTTACACCACTATCTTTAGGAATTGAGACTTTAGGTGGAGTTATGACAAAACTTATTGAAAAAGGAACAACAATTCCAGTTAAAAAATCTCAAGTATTTAGTACAGCAGATGATAACCAACCAGCTGTTTCTATCCATGTTTCTCAAGGTGAAAGGGAGTTCGCAAGAGATAACAAATCTTTAGGTATGTTTGAACTTTCAGATATTCCACCAGCTCCAAGAGGTGTTCCTCAAATTGAAGTAACATTTGATATAGATGCAAATGGAGTTTTAAATGTAAGTGCAAAAGATAAAGGTACTGGAAAAGAGAACAAAATTACAATCTCTGGAAGCTCTGGATTAAGTGATGATGAGATTGCAAAAATGGTTGCAGAAGCTGAAGCAAATAAAGATGTAGATGCTAAAAGAAAAGCTCTAATTGAGACAAGAAACCAAGCAGATGCAATGCTTCACTCTACAAGAAAAACTTTAGAAGAGAATGAAAGTTCTATTAGTGAAGAAGATAAAAAAGGAATTATTGATGCAGCAGCATCTCTTGAAGAGACTTTAAAAGATGATAATGCTACAAAAGAGCAAATTGAAGAGAAGTTAAAAGTTTTAACTGAAAAATCTCATAAATTAGCAGAAGCTATGTATAAAAAAGATGGTGAGCAAGGACAAGGTGGACAAGCAAACCAACAAGCAAAAAAAGATGACGATGTTATCGATGCTGAGGTAGAGTAA
- a CDS encoding murein transglycosylase A, with amino-acid sequence MKNLIFLSSLIFLITACSKKDENISIEKKYSQNSLESKYEKEILNKMEKVPFSQIKGFFDDDLNHALEVFKKDCQKSQRYEELKNVCQKAQHTNDGAMFFISNFQAYKLYDNNSNDEGMITGYYEPLLYGSLKKTQRYKYPVYKIPKDLVLSNTNSLQGYKNIGKKVGKKIVPYDTRASIEKNPNNKNLEAIAYVDDKIDLFFLQVQGSGKIQLDTGEILNVGYAGQNGREYKSIGRYFIDNEIISKEDISVQAIKEALLKNPSKIDDILNINESYVFFKVADQGATGALNTVLTPKRNIAVDRTYIPLGMPVFLNTQNPISKEPINKLTVAADVGGAIKGEIRADFFWGFGPEALNYAGRMKEKGKLYVLKPKY; translated from the coding sequence ATGAAGAATTTAATATTTTTAAGTTCACTTATTTTTTTAATAACAGCTTGTTCGAAAAAAGATGAAAATATAAGTATAGAAAAAAAATATTCACAAAATAGTCTTGAATCAAAATATGAAAAAGAGATTTTAAATAAAATGGAAAAAGTTCCTTTTTCTCAAATAAAAGGTTTTTTTGATGATGATTTAAATCATGCATTAGAAGTTTTTAAAAAAGATTGCCAAAAATCACAAAGGTATGAAGAGTTAAAAAATGTTTGCCAAAAAGCACAACACACAAATGATGGAGCTATGTTTTTTATATCAAACTTCCAAGCATATAAACTTTATGATAATAATTCAAATGATGAGGGAATGATAACAGGTTATTATGAACCACTGTTATATGGAAGTTTAAAAAAAACTCAAAGGTATAAATATCCAGTTTATAAAATTCCAAAAGATTTAGTTCTTTCAAATACAAATAGTTTACAAGGGTATAAAAATATTGGCAAAAAAGTTGGTAAAAAAATTGTTCCTTATGATACAAGAGCTTCTATAGAAAAAAATCCAAACAATAAAAATCTTGAAGCAATAGCTTATGTAGATGATAAAATAGACCTATTCTTTTTACAAGTTCAAGGAAGTGGGAAAATACAACTTGATACTGGAGAGATTTTAAATGTTGGATATGCTGGACAAAATGGAAGGGAATATAAAAGTATTGGAAGATATTTTATAGATAATGAGATAATTTCAAAAGAAGATATAAGTGTTCAAGCAATAAAAGAAGCCTTATTAAAAAATCCTTCAAAAATAGATGACATTTTAAATATAAATGAGAGTTATGTTTTTTTTAAAGTTGCAGATCAAGGAGCTACAGGAGCTTTAAATACTGTTTTAACTCCAAAACGAAATATAGCAGTTGATAGAACATATATTCCATTAGGAATGCCTGTTTTTTTAAATACACAAAATCCTATTTCAAAAGAACCTATAAATAAACTCACAGTCGCAGCAGATGTTGGTGGTGCAATTAAAGGAGAAATAAGAGCTGACTTTTTCTGGGGTTTTGGTCCTGAAGCTTTAAATTATGCTGGAAGAATGAAAGAGAAAGGTAAGTTGTATGTTCTAAAGCCAAAGTACTAA
- a CDS encoding lysophospholipid acyltransferase family protein — translation MWKKFKRDFAPYILYFIVKFIYFTNKKVYHHPKNDDKQPFIVCMWHGDLISQIYNYFGFRKNGVVKAMVSENRDGETITKLAAMFKIWAIRGSSSKGGAKVIISALKELKVGNDVAITPDGPRGPRYSIADGVVIISQKSGKNIRCFNAIPSKYWQFNSWDKFVLPKPFGKIDFYISEPFSVKDMELEDAKSLIKTKMLQHSLI, via the coding sequence ATGTGGAAAAAATTTAAGAGAGATTTTGCACCATATATTTTATATTTTATAGTAAAATTTATATATTTTACTAATAAAAAAGTTTATCACCATCCAAAAAATGATGATAAACAACCTTTTATAGTTTGTATGTGGCATGGGGATTTAATTTCTCAAATTTATAATTATTTTGGATTTAGAAAAAATGGTGTTGTTAAAGCTATGGTTAGTGAAAATAGAGATGGTGAAACTATCACAAAACTAGCGGCTATGTTCAAAATTTGGGCAATTAGAGGTTCTAGCTCAAAAGGTGGTGCTAAAGTAATTATAAGTGCATTAAAAGAGTTAAAAGTTGGAAATGATGTTGCAATTACTCCTGATGGTCCTAGAGGTCCACGATATAGCATTGCAGATGGAGTTGTAATAATTTCACAAAAAAGTGGAAAAAATATTAGATGTTTTAATGCGATACCTTCTAAATATTGGCAGTTTAACTCGTGGGATAAATTTGTATTACCAAAACCTTTTGGTAAAATAGATTTTTACATAAGCGAACCTTTTAGTGTAAAAGATATGGAACTAGAAGATGCAAAATCTTTAATAAAAACAAAGATGTTACAACACTCTTTAATATAA
- the miaB gene encoding tRNA (N6-isopentenyl adenosine(37)-C2)-methylthiotransferase MiaB, whose protein sequence is MSKKLFIQTLGCQMNDTDSKHIQAELEKHKGYSATQNIEDADLIIINTCSVREKPVQKLFSEIGQFNKKKKDGAKIGVCGCTASHLGEDIIKRAPYVDFVLGARNISKIKDVVDKKGSVEISIDNDDSQYEFAIANNNNFRTSVNISVGCDKECTYCIVPSTRGDEISIPPEMIVSQIQKAVDNGVVEVALLGQNVNSYGKRFSNNRDKYSFTQLLQDISKIDGLKRIRFTSPHPLHMDDEFIEEFARNPKISKCIHMPLQSGSTKILKAMKRGYTKEWFLNRALKMRELIPDLRITTDIIVAFPGETHEDFLDTLDVVNQVKFDQIFNFKYSPRPNTKALELKDLEIEDSIGSARLDELIELHKRYLENSMPNMIGKIVNVLVESLKPNGEVSGYTDNYFLVFTKGSDELLGKFVNVKITSATRTSLKGEIVE, encoded by the coding sequence ATGAGCAAAAAACTATTTATACAAACTTTAGGTTGTCAAATGAATGACACCGATAGTAAACATATTCAAGCAGAACTTGAAAAACACAAAGGTTATAGTGCTACACAAAATATTGAAGATGCTGATTTAATTATTATAAACACTTGTTCTGTTCGAGAAAAACCAGTTCAAAAACTATTTTCTGAAATTGGACAATTTAATAAGAAAAAAAAAGATGGTGCAAAAATTGGTGTTTGTGGATGCACAGCATCTCATTTAGGTGAAGATATTATAAAAAGAGCTCCTTATGTTGATTTTGTACTGGGAGCTAGAAATATTTCAAAAATAAAAGATGTTGTTGATAAAAAAGGCTCTGTTGAAATAAGTATTGATAATGACGACTCACAATATGAGTTTGCAATAGCAAATAACAACAATTTTAGAACGAGTGTAAATATTTCTGTTGGTTGTGATAAAGAGTGTACATATTGTATAGTTCCTAGTACAAGAGGTGATGAGATATCTATTCCACCAGAAATGATAGTTTCACAAATACAAAAAGCTGTTGATAATGGTGTTGTTGAAGTTGCTCTTTTGGGACAAAATGTAAACTCTTATGGAAAAAGATTTAGTAATAATAGAGATAAATATAGTTTCACACAACTTCTTCAAGATATCTCAAAAATTGATGGTCTAAAGAGAATTAGATTTACATCTCCACATCCACTTCATATGGATGATGAGTTCATAGAAGAGTTTGCAAGAAATCCAAAAATCTCAAAATGTATTCATATGCCTCTTCAAAGTGGTTCTACAAAGATTTTAAAAGCTATGAAAAGAGGATACACAAAAGAGTGGTTTTTAAACAGAGCTTTAAAAATGAGAGAGTTAATTCCTGATTTAAGAATTACTACAGATATTATTGTAGCTTTTCCAGGAGAGACACATGAGGACTTTTTAGACACTTTAGATGTTGTAAATCAAGTAAAATTTGATCAAATTTTCAATTTTAAATACTCTCCTAGACCAAATACCAAAGCACTTGAATTAAAAGATTTAGAAATAGAAGATAGTATTGGAAGTGCAAGGCTTGATGAGCTAATAGAACTTCATAAAAGATATTTGGAGAACTCTATGCCTAATATGATTGGAAAAATAGTAAATGTTTTAGTTGAGAGTTTAAAACCAAATGGTGAAGTAAGTGGATACACAGATAACTACTTTTTAGTATTTACAAAAGGAAGTGATGAATTACTTGGGAAATTTGTAAATGTAAAAATTACAAGTGCAACAAGAACATCATTAAAAGGCGAAATAGTAGAGTAA
- a CDS encoding HP0268 family nuclease, with product MELLIARNELNEKPKKVQLEKIKDELKKEGQKIFYFDRDNSHKDMMALVEALEKEGFNIYFREIKFGLADDEYMYEVHAL from the coding sequence ATGGAATTATTAATTGCTAGAAATGAATTAAATGAAAAGCCAAAAAAAGTACAGTTGGAAAAGATTAAAGATGAGCTAAAAAAAGAGGGTCAAAAAATATTTTACTTTGATAGAGATAACTCTCACAAAGATATGATGGCTCTAGTTGAAGCTTTAGAAAAAGAGGGATTTAATATCTATTTTAGAGAGATTAAATTTGGATTAGCTGATGATGAGTATATGTATGAGGTTCATGCACTTTAA
- the nusA gene encoding transcription termination factor NusA, with protein sequence MDKIIDILDSIAYEKGLKITDVENALKEALIKTAQKMVDYTLIFDAKVDRAAKKLTLFQKIEVVANDDKRLFEDLVNEDGTPINKENFIAIDEAKAINSDLELGDHLSYELEFENMGRNAATILSSNFEYKLQRFVEENIMAKYKEKVGKIVSAVVTRVDKNDSTFIEIGEIKGILQRKNRIKGEYFKVGDTLKAVVKSVNIDKNLGLMVELSRTSPKFLENLLTLEVPELKDEKIIIESSARIPGSRSKIALISTSPQIDAIGAIVGVKGVRINAVSKELNGENIDCIEYSSVPEMFIARALSPALVNSVKIEEHPKNGEKGKAVVTINSEQKSKAIGKAGLNIRLASMLTKYDIEIVEIETGVTTSNLETKKDEKISDASSLEALFK encoded by the coding sequence ATGGATAAAATAATAGATATTTTAGACTCAATAGCTTATGAAAAGGGTCTTAAAATTACTGATGTAGAAAATGCTCTAAAAGAGGCTTTGATTAAGACTGCTCAAAAAATGGTTGATTACACTTTGATTTTTGATGCAAAAGTAGATAGAGCAGCTAAAAAATTAACACTTTTTCAAAAGATAGAAGTTGTAGCAAATGATGATAAAAGATTATTTGAAGATTTAGTAAATGAAGACGGAACTCCTATAAATAAAGAGAATTTTATAGCAATAGATGAAGCAAAAGCTATCAATAGTGATTTAGAACTTGGGGATCATTTGAGTTATGAGTTAGAATTTGAAAATATGGGAAGAAATGCTGCAACAATTCTTTCAAGTAATTTTGAGTATAAGCTTCAAAGATTTGTAGAAGAAAATATAATGGCAAAATACAAAGAAAAAGTTGGAAAAATTGTATCTGCTGTTGTTACAAGAGTTGACAAAAATGATAGTACTTTTATTGAAATAGGTGAAATTAAAGGTATTCTTCAAAGAAAAAATAGAATAAAAGGTGAGTATTTTAAAGTAGGAGATACACTTAAAGCTGTTGTTAAATCTGTAAATATTGATAAAAATTTGGGATTAATGGTAGAGTTATCAAGAACAAGTCCTAAGTTTTTGGAAAATCTACTTACTTTAGAAGTTCCAGAGCTTAAAGATGAAAAAATTATTATAGAATCAAGTGCTAGAATTCCTGGAAGCAGATCAAAAATAGCACTTATATCTACAAGCCCACAAATAGATGCAATTGGAGCAATTGTTGGTGTAAAAGGTGTTAGAATAAATGCAGTTTCAAAAGAGCTAAATGGAGAAAATATAGATTGTATAGAGTATTCAAGTGTTCCAGAGATGTTTATTGCTCGTGCTTTAAGTCCTGCTTTAGTAAATAGTGTAAAAATAGAAGAACATCCAAAAAATGGTGAAAAAGGTAAAGCAGTTGTTACAATTAATAGTGAGCAAAAAAGTAAAGCAATAGGGAAAGCTGGATTAAATATAAGATTAGCTTCTATGCTTACAAAATATGATATAGAGATTGTTGAGATTGAAACAGGTGTAACAACTTCAAATCTTGAAACTAAAAAAGATGAAAAGATAAGTGATGCATCAAGCCTAGAGGCACTATTTAAATAG
- the cysS gene encoding cysteine--tRNA ligase, with product MKKIYFYDTSKKTKVEFVSLKPNIAKIYVCGPTVYDNSHLGHARSAIAFDLLHRVLKANGYEVVFAKNFTDIDDKIIKKMKEEGKSLEEITTFYIKNYKNDMEILNILPNSFEPKATENLDAMKEMIENLLSKDIAYKTDDSVYFDVSKDKNYGSLSNQASDENSQARVEINNQKRNNSDFALWKFEKASDVSFASNFGAGRPGWHIECSAMIEKHLAYKDEPFQIDIHCGGADLLFPHHENEASQTRCASGQNLAKYWMHNGFVNINGEKMSKSLGNSFFLKDVLKSYSGEVVRFYLLSSSYRANINFNEEDLLASKKRLDKLYRVKKRVYEVTASKVNEKFENTLLEALNDDLNTSLALSFIDEFINSSNDSLDKNPKDKSLKQEIVANIEFIEKVLGFGGSDAFSYFQFGVSLELKKEIEELISKRAEAKKNKDFAKADSIRDELSAMNISIMDTALGVVWEYR from the coding sequence ATGAAAAAGATATATTTTTATGATACATCAAAAAAAACAAAAGTAGAATTTGTATCTTTAAAACCAAATATTGCAAAAATATATGTATGTGGACCAACTGTTTATGATAATTCTCACTTGGGACATGCAAGAAGTGCTATTGCTTTCGATTTACTTCATAGAGTTTTAAAAGCAAATGGTTATGAAGTAGTTTTTGCAAAAAATTTTACTGATATTGATGATAAGATTATCAAAAAGATGAAAGAAGAGGGTAAATCTTTAGAAGAGATTACAACTTTTTATATAAAAAATTATAAAAATGATATGGAAATTTTAAATATTTTACCAAATAGTTTTGAACCAAAAGCTACTGAAAATCTTGATGCTATGAAAGAGATGATAGAAAATTTACTTTCAAAAGATATTGCATACAAAACAGATGATAGCGTATATTTTGATGTTTCAAAAGATAAAAATTATGGTTCATTATCCAATCAAGCAAGTGATGAAAACTCACAAGCAAGAGTTGAAATAAACAATCAAAAAAGAAATAACTCAGATTTTGCTCTTTGGAAATTTGAAAAAGCTAGTGATGTATCTTTTGCTTCAAATTTTGGAGCAGGTCGTCCTGGATGGCATATTGAGTGTAGTGCTATGATTGAAAAACATTTAGCATATAAAGATGAGCCTTTTCAAATTGATATTCATTGTGGTGGAGCTGATTTACTTTTTCCTCATCATGAAAATGAAGCTAGTCAAACAAGATGTGCAAGTGGTCAAAATCTTGCAAAATATTGGATGCACAACGGTTTCGTAAATATAAATGGAGAAAAGATGAGTAAATCTTTAGGGAACTCATTTTTCTTAAAAGATGTTTTGAAATCATATAGTGGAGAAGTTGTAAGATTTTATCTTCTAAGCTCTTCATATAGAGCAAATATAAACTTTAATGAAGAGGATTTACTTGCAAGTAAAAAAAGACTTGATAAACTTTATAGAGTTAAAAAAAGAGTTTATGAAGTAACTGCTTCAAAAGTGAATGAAAAGTTTGAAAACACTCTTTTAGAAGCACTAAATGATGATTTAAATACATCATTGGCACTTAGCTTTATTGATGAGTTTATAAATAGTTCAAATGATAGTTTGGATAAAAATCCAAAAGATAAGAGTCTAAAACAAGAGATAGTTGCAAATATTGAGTTTATTGAAAAAGTTCTAGGTTTTGGTGGAAGTGATGCTTTCTCTTATTTCCAATTTGGAGTTAGTTTAGAGCTAAAAAAAGAGATAGAAGAGTTAATTTCAAAAAGAGCAGAGGCGAAAAAAAATAAAGATTTTGCAAAAGCAGATAGTATAAGAGATGAGTTATCTGCTATGAATATATCAATTATGGATACAGCTTTGGGAGTTGTTTGGGAGTATAGATAA